TCCAGGCTCTCTACTCAAAGGGACTTGGCTCAGGGGAAGCCAAATGGCCAGCTTCAGGTCTGCTCCAGAAACACTTCTAGGCAGTGGGGATGATGAGGAACGACCCTCATCCGGATCCAGCACCTCGGGGCTCCCTCGGATTTCCCACAGATTCCTCTTCAGGAATCCTCCTGGTTCGAGGCTGCGCAACAGTGTGGTCCAGGCTTTGGGCTCCTAAGAAATTGGAGCCCCCAAATAACCAGGTTAGAACCTAGAACAAACCGCGCCTCGTCACCAATGTTAACTGCGCCTGAGACACAATATTTCACACATGAACCAGACcagaactttgggaagaaaaGTGAGGCCTTCAAGTTCAGAATTTCTGGCcctccttttgcctcctggcGGTTATTCCCGTCTCTCCAGGCTCGCCTGTTCACTTTGGGGAGGAATTCATTGGGAACAACTTCCAGGCATTATTGGCTAACGTCTAAATCACCAGCATTTGAGGTTATGAGCGAAGTCTCCAGCAGACAGACAATACAAGCAAAAGCGCACAGAAAAAATGTGAAGAGACCCAGCACTGAAGTTCTTAAGCTTCTATGAGAGGCTGTTTTCCCCCCAAAACTTCATCACCATTTAAACCTCAAGCCAAGGCATCTCCATCCACAAAGAAGCTTCCTCTCTTTTAGTCcacttaaagcagttactcagaccctCAAGTGGACGCTGTGGCTCCCACACGCCAGCTCCAACTTCCCATTCGAAGCGTTCAGCCGACCTTTCATGCCTCTGACCTGCCCTCCCGCCCTCACACAGGCACCCACAATCCAAGTAAGCTCCAAGATGGTGGCCAGGTCGAACCAGACTCCGTGCTGCCCGATACGCGTCGGGGCCGGACTCGGCCGCCTTCTCATCTCCTCAAACCTCCAAACAGCCCGTCACGAGGTGGTCCTTCGGGCTGCCGACGGCCCCACCAGACAAGCTGTCGCCCACGTCCAACAGCGCCGGGTGGCCAAGGGTCCCCCCATCAGAGCGAGTCCTGCCTCCGAGAGCCAAGCGGGCTGTGTGGGCACCTCACGCCTGGGGTCCTCGTCAGCAGGAGGGCTCAGGCCGCCGGACGTCGGGTCTCGGTGGGGCCTCCAttctgtcaactagaaaaagcGCAGACCTATGAAATGGCCCAAATCCCTCCTTAATCGAGGGAAAAGGGGTTCAGCGCTGCTAATGCCACAACAGGGACTGCACCAAGTGCGCACGCCCAACACTGACCCCTGCCAGTGGGCTCGGGAGCCTCTAGACGGCCTGGGGGCCTGGAGCCAGAGGGAGGGACAGTTGACTGACTccacaatggtaagaaaggaaaaggaggacctTAGCCTGGGGGGAGCCATCGGGACAAGAGGGTTGCTCCACATTGGGTGGGCTGagctgctcccacccaaactGCCAGGAAGCCCCTTGTCTGCGGAAGGGAAGGGAGACCCTCCCTCAGGGGGAGCCTCTCCCGTGACAAGGCCCAAGCCGGGGGTTTCTACACTGAAACTAAATAAACCGGGGACCCCCCCAGCCTGTCCTTTGAACCCAAGGAGAAGGCCTCCCGCGGCTCCCTATTAAACTTCAACCCTGCCCTCTGGAGTTCCCGGCCTCCCCCCAGTGACCTCCAGGCCTCCCTCCCAAGAGCTCcgcagctccccctccccccaccctggaCTCCCTCCAGGAGCCAGAGTCAAGCAAGCCGAGTTCGGGACCCCTTTTGCCCTCTTCCTGTCCCCGGGAGGCCCTTCTACTTCCTGGAGCCCTTCAAATGACCCAGATGGGGGCTCGGCCCCCTCCTCTGCCCCCCACTTCCTTCAAGCCGGGGGGGTCACTGGGGGGGCACGACCTGGCCGAGGACCTCTCAGGGCTGTGGAAGAACTCGGCAGATCCCACCGGATGGTCTGTTTGAGGGATTTGGGGCAGACCCAGCAGGGAGAGGAACAGCCCCAAAAGCCTCTGCGAGGGCTGATGAGCCGCCAGCACGTTCTCTGGGCTGCGTCAGGGAAACCAAGGCTCTGCTCTGGCAGGGGAGCCATTCCCTTTGTTAGCCGTTGTCCACCCTGCTCTCCTGCTCTGGGGAGCCACAAGGGAAGAgctggctggggtgggggggggggggcagcaggcCTCAGCTTCTCTCAGGGCCCTCTTCCTATCTCCTCACTTGTCTGGGGCTCAGCCCAGTGAGTCACTTTGGTTCTGTCCTCCAGAGAGTAAAGGTTGCTCAAGCTCCCTGGCCGAGAAAACAGAGGCTGAATCACAACAGAGCCGTCCACCTTCTCAGACTTGTCAGTCAGTAGGTGCCATCCTGTCCTCCTCCACACAGTCTCCCGGCCCTTCTGGGAGCCTCCCCCCACCAAGAACTTTCTGAGCCCTCTGGAGCTCAAACCTTGTCCCACACCACCTTTACTCTGCTTTACTTTAGCAGCTGAATGAGTCCCACATCTCCCTGGTTTTCTTCAGTAAGCACCTTTGCTTGGTGAGCTCCCTGTGTGTCCACATAAGCTTCTTAAGCAGAGATTCCCGCCttgccttttcctcctcctcctcctcctcctccccctccctctctgcccctcctctccccttcttgcTCCTTCCCTATCTCCatcccctcttttcctcctcctcctcctcctttccccatctcccccctccccacatccatcccccctcctcctccactgGCTTCCTATAGGGCTTTGGGAGGGCTTCCTCTCaggctgactcccttccccaGATGTAGGCCCTGGGATTAATCTGGCATTCATGGCATTCTCGCACTTGTCCTCCCCTGCCCCCTGCTTGGTCACAGGGCAGGCTGAGCTTGGCTGCCATCCTCTGCCTAGGGGAGCTGGCTGGCTCTGCTCTGTGAGCCCCTCCGGCAGGGACTGTGCCAGACGTGTCCAGGCGCCAGGGCCCATTTGCCCTTCCTCAGAGGAGTTCAGCAGCACAGCCTGGGGAAGAGGTGGGCAGAGGGCGCTCCCTTAGTGCCAGTGAGATGTGCCCCCCTCAAGGCTGTGCCTTCAGGGGCCCTGGGTGAAGGCTCAACCAGGGGAGATGTGGAGCCCTGCAGACCCTCAGCAAGGCCCAAAGCTCCCCCAGTTGCACCGTACTGGGGTCCTGGGTTTGGGCTCCTCTCATCAGAGCCTCATTATTCTCTTCCCACCCATCCATCATGGGGCAGTTGGCAAAGCCTTGTCTCCTGGGAGAGGCCATGCTGGGTGCTGGGGCACAGAGGCAGGACTAGGGAGGATTTCTGCCCTCAAGATGCCTCATTGGGTCCAGGAAGTGCTCTAAATTtcttattatcagagaaatgcaaatcaaaagaactcagAGGTATCCCCTCACCCCCAGCAGATTGGCTCACCAGACAGAATaatcaatgctggaggggatgtggcaaagtcaggacattcatgcattgctggtagagttgggaattgatccacccattctgcagggcaatttggaactatgcccaaagggcgataaaagactgtctgccctttgacccagccatagcactgctgggtttgtaccccaaagagataatggacaaaaagacttgtacaaaaatattcatcgctgcgctctttgtggtggccaaaaattggaaaacgaggggatgcccttcaattggggaatggctgaacaaattgtggtatctgatggggatggaatcctactgtgctaaaagggataataaagtggagggattccatgtgaacagggacgacctccaggaagtgacacaagCACAGAACCACAGCATTGTACACagacggatacattgtagcatgatcgaatgtaactgacttccctactagcagcagtgcaatgacccagcaCAACCCCAAGGGGCTGAGGAGAAAGAATGCAGCTGCTCTCCACATCctgaggaagaaccgtgggagcagagaGCAGAAGGAAAGCCTGGGACAGATTCGGGGTTCAGCTTTCAAAGGTtaggacaaaaatgaatacagtgGACAGACAGGGCATGAACTGATAAGGACCCAGGGGTGGGCGGTGCCCAGCAGCTGGGGAGGAGGGGTAGAGACAACCCCAGTCATGGAACCCTGgagaatactttaaaataaaatcaactcaAATCCTTGAGCCACCTCCTCCCTGGAGCCCTCCTGGATCTCCCTGGGCCCCTTTGGAAACTATGACCTTGCAGTGAGGCTGCTGGTCACAGAGAGTCAGGAGGTGGCTCCACCCAAGTGCACACAGAGGTGTTGCTGCTCTGGCCCCACTAGACATGCTGGGGATTCTTTCCTCCAGGCCTCCGGGCTCAAGTGGTGTCTCCCAGACTCCTTCAAGTCCTTCATTCCCCCAAGATGAAGGTCAAGCCCCACCTGTGTGGGAagtcttcctccccctccccctctgccccctcccccatcctcctcactttaccaataaggaaactgaggcagaggcagCCTTCCACAGGATTGCCCCaaatagtgtctgaggcagaacttAAACTCGGCTCTTTGGGACTCACTGCCCGGCTGCCCTTCTGGGACCTCTAGGGACTGACCCTCCAGGGACAGCTCAGCCCCAGCTGCCAAAGGGCCCCTCCCTTACCCAACTGCTCTGGTTCCCCGTTACTGCTCCACTGAGGGTTCCTGGCTgggctggcctcagtttcctcatctgtaaggggGACCAGCCTGGATCCAGGGCTTTGCAGCTGGCCCTCCCCTGCCTGGAGGGCCCtgccgccccctcccccccaagccaGCCCCATTCCGGGCCACGAGActcgcctccctccctccctccgggactgggtggggtggggcgggggcggggctcTGAGGGCGGCCTTGGGGCGGGGCTGCGGGGGCTTCAAGGGCTGGGCTGGTGCGCCTTCCCCGCAGACCTGCCAAGGCCAAGGGAGCATCTGGAGCCTCCTCCGACCTATTGCTCCAGCGGGAAGACTAAGGCCAGCTGCCATGCTGCTGTGGTGGTTCGTGCTCCTGGCCAGCGGGCTTCCCTGGCTGCCTGCAGGTATGGAGGGGGGGGCCGGCCGCTCTGGCCAGCATCCTCCCGGGGAGCCTCCAAGGAGGTGGCCGGGGCCAGAGGTCAACCCCGGGCCCATGTGGCTGCAGGTGGTGGCGCTGGGCCCCCTCCCCCTGGCCCCCCCACTCTGGGCCCCCTGCCCCCCCACTCTGGGCCCCCCTCCCCATGGCCCCCCCACTCTGggccccctgcccctgcccccccTGCCCCTCCCCATGGCCCCCTGCCCCCCTGGCCCCCCCACTCTgggccccctccccctgcccccctggCCCCCCCACTCTGGGccccccctgcccctgccccccaCTCTGGGCCCCCTGCCccccagccccccctccccctccccatggccccctgcccctgcccccttcccttgggcccccctccccctgcccccccactCTGGGCCCCCCCTCCCCATggccccctgcccctgcccccctTCCCTgggccccctccccctgcccccccactctgggccccctccccctgccccccctccccatgGCCCTCTGCCCCTGGCCCCCCCACTATGGGcccccctgcccctcccccccctccccatggcCCCTGGCCCCCCTCCCCTGGGCCCCCTCCCTctgcccctgccccccccccccactctgggCTCTCTCCTCCAGCCACCCAGGACTCTTGTGCCAGCCACTGTGGCTTGGCCAGGGCCAACTGCTCGTGCCACGTGACCTGCCCATCCCTGAACTCCTGCTGCCCCGACTACAGGAGCTTCTGCCCCGAGATCCTGCCCTACTCGGGCTCCGTGATGGGCGGCAAGGACTTCGTGCTGCTGGGGGCCGAGCCCTGGCTGCCCCCCGCCTCGGTGACCTCCGTGCTCTGCCGGTGAGCCTGGGTGGACCCCAGGGGTGCCGGGGGAGGGCCGCCCTGGGCAATGCCAGTTCTCCCCGTCAGACGGGTACGGGTGGGCGAAGCTCTGTGGGAGGGAGAGCCAGGGTGGGGCCCCCCGGCGGAGCCTCCTCTGCAGCCTCTTTTGGCTCCAGCTTCCGAGAGAGCGTCCAGACTCGGGGCTACGTGGACGGCGAGGGCAGGATCCACTGCGTGTCGCCCCTCCTGTACGAAAGCGGCTGGATTCCTTTTGGCGTGTCCCTGGACGGCGGCAGGACGTTCCCCAGCTCTGGGGCCTGGCTGGCAGGTAACAGCCTCTTCCCCTGGCCAGTGCTGGAGCCTGACCTCCGCACTGTTCTCCACGCTCTGGGGCTGCCTTGGCaccactgaggcccagagagggcctGCTCTAGAACGGAGGCCTCCCTGCTCCTGCGCTCCCCTCTGCCCTGGACCGGGCCCAGATTGGCAAGGGGCTGCCAAGAGAGCTCATCTGCAGCCACCCCTTGCGTCCAGGCTGCCCCTTAGTGCCAGGCCCCCGAAGGCACTCAGCCACAGTGGGAGCAGGGCCCGGGTGCCAAACCACAGCAGTCTGGTTCCTGCTGCCCCTCCCTGCCCCACACCTTCTCCTGTCAAACCAGCCCTCGGCCTGGTCCTGGAAAGGAGCCCCACAGGGGAAGGGCGAGGGTCCCGGCCTACGGCTGCTCCCAGCTGGCCTTATCTATCAAAGGAGGAGCTTCTGCACCTGAGCTCAAGCTGCCTCTGTTCTGTGATCCTGTTTTCTCAGATGGCAGCTAGGTCCTCTGATCTCAGCTCTAGGGTTGCGGCCAGGTGAGGGGGCAAAGACATCCTCCTCCCAGCTGCACCTGGCATTTCCTGACTGTGCATACTCCCTAGGTGAGGTGGGAGGGCCTTAGGTGAGGACCATTGGAACCCCCAGCTCTTGTCCATTTCACCTCTGCCCTATTCTTGTCCATTTCAGCTCTCCTCCATCTCTTGTCCATTTCAGCTCTCCTCCATCTCTTGTCCATTTCACCTGCTCCATCTCTTGTCCATTTCAGCTCTCCTCCATCTCTTGTCCATTTCAGCTCTCCTCCATCTCTTGTCCATTTCACCTGCTCCATCTCTTGTCCATTTCAGCTCTCCTCCATCTCTTGTCCATTTCACCTGCTCCATCTCTTGTCCATTTCACCTGCTCCATCTCTTGTCCATTTCAGCTCTCCTCCATCTCTTGTCCATTTCACCTGCTCCATCTCTTGTCCATTTCAGCTCTCCTCCATCTCTTGTCCATTTCACCTCTCCTCCATCTCTTGTCCATTTCACCTCTCCTCCATCTCTTGCCCGATTCACCTCTGGCCCATCTCTTGGTGGGGGAAAGTGGTCCTTCTCAGCTGCAGCCCATCTGTCCAgttcaccaaagtgattttcctgagggGTAGATTTGATCCTGTCACATCacctcagtggctccctattgtctccagAAGCAAACACAAAATGTCTTCAAATCCCCAGCCCATTGCTCCATCAGATGGCATCCAGGGTTGCACATGCTGACTGTGGGGGCTGGAGCTTTGTTGCTTGGTAATTAAGATTTCAAGACAAGAATGCTAGAGACCCACAAGGCCAGAAGGGCTGGATGAGAACAGGTGGAGATCTTGGACAGAGAGTGCCCCTGCAGGGAGGGCCTCAGGGCCCTGGAGCCAGAGGGACCCTCCGGGCCAGTGTGGACATCCCTGGCTTCTCCAGAGGGAGAACTTCTGCCCCTTCAAGGGAGAGGCTTGAGCCCCCTTCCTAGACCCTGTAGTGCAGCATTGGAATTCACAGTCCAGGCCTCTGCCCACAGGTTATCCCTTTGCCAGGTCAGCCCAAGGGAGGAGACTTCTGGGGGGCAGCAGACAAAGGAAATCCTGAGTGAGCCCTGTGGCTGCAGGgccaggaaggagagagggagagggagagggggccCTCTGGGCCTGCCTTCCTGGTGTTTGGTCCCTTTCTGAGGCACCTACTGGGCACTCCCAGCCCCCGGGGCTGCCACACTAAGGCCCTCCTCTGTCTCCATCTTCTTCATGCAAtgcttctcccccctccccccagtccaTCCCAGCAAAGTGTCCCCCACTGAGAAGAGTGAGCTGGTCAATGAGACCAAGTGGCAGTATTACGGGACCCCCGGGGTCAACGGCACCCTCACCCTTTCCTGGAACCGCCTCCTGTTGCCTGATGCCAAAGTCAACATCGAGCTGTGGGGCTACCAAGAGACGGGtgaggctggggggaggggaggcacaGGTCTGAAGGGGGGAGCCTAGAGACTATAAAGGCTGACTGGCTCATTtttcagagggggaaactgaggccaggagggTGCTGAGGTAGCTAGGAAAGGGCGGGCAGGGATGTCCTCTTGGCCAGGACACTGCAGGCAGGTGcggtggggaggggggggcatTCAGGGGTCAGGCCAACCCGAAATGCTTGGGCCCCTCTAGGCACGCCCTACTCTGACGAGTGGAAGGCTGAGTGGTCGTACCTGTACACCCTGGTCAGGGACCTCCCCAACGGCAGCAATTTCACCTTCGTCCCAAAGCCGGCTGAGCCCcagtatcagagctgggaggtggGCGCCCTGCGGGTCACCGGGAGCAGCCGTGCGGCTGGAGAGAGGTGAGCCCCGCCGCCGGGCCCGCTTCCCCTCCGGGAGGGGGAGGCCCGAGCCTGCCCGCTGGTGCCATGTCTGCCTCCCCTGCAGGGACGTGCCCGCGGTGTGGAGCAACGAGCACGCGCTGGCCTGGCACCTGGGCGAGGACTTCCGTCGGGATTCGGCTGCCTGGGCCTCCGCCAAGTGCCTGCACTGGGCCGCGCTGGACAAAGGACTGCCCAACTTCCTGGAGGAGATCGAGGACTGCCCCTGCACCCTGGCCCAGGCTCGCGCCGACACCGGGAGGTTCTTTGTGAGTGCcgcggggggagggggaggccccGGCTGGGGCGGGGCGCCAGGGGCACCCGTGCCAATGGCCGACTCTCCTTCAGGCCGATTACGGCTGTGACATAGAGCAGAACAGCGTGTGCACCTACCATCCCGAGGCCGTGCACTGTGTGCGGAGCATCCAGGCCAGGTAGGAGCCCGCTGCGGCGCTGCCCtcgctgggcctcagtttccccacctgtccCCCGGGCTCACGTGCTCCCACTCCCTTGGGTCGGACGGGGGGAGGGGACCTGGGGGGGCCCTCCTGGCCctgaccctcccctccccccagcccccgcTACGCCTCGGGGCAGCAGTGCTGCTACTCGGCCCAGGGGACGCAGGTGCTGACCAGAGACACGTCGAGCGGCAGCACCCCAGACCGGGGCCACGACTGGGGCTCCCCCCCCTACGGGCGGCCCCCACGGGTGCCCGGCCTCTCCCACTGGCTCAACGACGTCATCACCTTCTACTACTGCTGCCTGTGGTCGGACAACTGTCTCTCGTACCTGAGCCTGCGGCCCTCCAGCGACTGCCGCAGCTACCGGCCGCCCCACCTGGGTGAGGGCTGGGGGGGGGCCTGCAGGGGCTGCTGGGAGCCTGCCTTGCCAGGGTGGGGGGCCTTCGGGTGCCCGCCGAGGAGCCCCCCAACCCCTCTTGTCCTGTGCCCAGCTTCGGCCTTCGGGGACCCTCACTTCGTCACCTTCGACGGCGTCAGCTTCACGTTCAACGGCCGCGGCGAGTACGTCCTGGTGCAGTCGGAGCTCCCGCAGCTGCTGGTGCAGGCTCGAACCCGGGCGGCCAGCAGGGCCGACGGTGAGCTCCGGGGCCCCTTCCAAAGCCCACCCGCCAAGGGGTGCCAGTGGGGGCAGGCAGGACCCCCAGAGGCCCTCGTGGGAAGGGCCCCGGAGAGCACTGCCCGAGGCACTGAGGCTCCGGCTCCCCTCCAGGTGCCCAGGCCTCCGCGACGGGCATCTCGGCGGTGGCGGTGAAGGAGGGCACCTCGGACGTGCTGGAGGCCCGGCTCGGGGACACCCCTGCCAGGCCCCTCGAGGTGCTGCTGAATCAGAGGCTCCTGAACTTCTCCGAGCAGCCTTGGATGGACCTGAAAGGTGAGATTCCCGGGAGGAGGGGCCCAGGGCATGGCGGAACCAGCACCTGGAAGGCCCCGGCTGAGGAGGTGGGGAGGCGTCAGAGCCACAGGCTCAGCCACCTGCTCTCCCCGGATCACCATCTGGGGGAGGCCGGGGTGCTCTGCCCCCCGCCACCCCCCGCTCTCGTGGGCCTGCCTTGGCCCTTGCAGGGAGTCACGGGCACGTGGAGGCCCTCCTGCTCCCCATTCCGCTCCATCGTCTCCCTCGGACTCTCCAGCGTCCAGGGATGCCTTTAGCTCTGGAGACCCCACGGCTGTCGCTCCATTTCCACGCATGGCCTTCTGGGCACTCACAGTAAAGGAAAAGCGGGAATAACCCAGGAAGGCCTCAGTGAGCGCCCACAGACAGGCCTGTCTGGTGACGTGCTCTCTGGGCTGGGTAGGCCTCCTGGCTCGCCAGAAAAGAGGCGCCTCCTTGGTTGACCTGTATTGTGTGCATCCCTCCCAGCTCAGACTTATCTGATGCTCTCTGGAGCTTCCCTTTCACTTCACTTCTCTGTGAAGGGTCAAAGTCCTTTGGGAGTCTTTCTATGCAGGGTCCCACCTTCCCCTGAGCTTTATCTTTGATCTGACTGTCCTGCCTCACATTCAAAAACATCAGCTGCTTCCTCCTTAGTCTGAGTCAGAATAACTTGGCAGCCGGATACCCTTGTGGATGCCCAACCCTGAGCAGCCTCTGCCCTCCACGTGTCTGAACGAAGGGCCTGGAAGGACAGCCGGAAAGCCTCTGCTTGGGATGCTCCGGGGGAGCAATCCAGACTGGCACCAGGAGTCCAGGGTTCAGGGTTCAAATGCTGCTTCCAGTCTGGTTCTCTGGGAGGCTGAGTGGGAGCTCTAGGACCCAAGGCCTGCTGAGGCGGCCCATCACCAGGGAGTCCCGCAGTCTACCTCTTCCCAGGGCTTCTGGTCACTGCGCAAAGGGaggccttcctccctccctcctcccctttggCCTAGACACAGAGGCCTGCAGGAGGCAGTAGGGCACGGATGGAGCTTGGTTGGCCTGCTTCTTTGGTTCCTCCTGGGCTGGCccggggagggggggaagggggggaagaaagCTGGGCCTGGCCAAGCCTCAGCTCCTCTCCTAGGCATGTTCCTGTCCATGTCCGGGACCCACAAGGCATCGGTGATGCTGGACTCTGGGGCCGGCCTGGAAATCCAGGCCCACGAAGCCTTCTTGAGCCTCAGCGTCTTTCTCCCTGACAAGTTCCTGGCTCGCACCTGGGGCCTCCTGGGGACCCTCAACGGGCTCTCGGCCGACGACTTCACCCTGAGGAACGGGAGCGTCCTGCCCCTCGACGTTGCCTCCAGGCCCCAGCAGCTGCTCGAGTTTGGGGCCGACTGTGAGTAACCCCGGCCTCAGGGGGGCGGCGGGGCGGCCCGTTTGACACAAGAGGAAGCCAAGGTCAGAGCGGGGCTCATGGCTCCCGGAGGAAGGTGGCAACAGGGGCTCACCTCCACCAGAGGGTCCTCCAGGCTTTCCCCAAAGCCCCTTCCTTCGAGGGCATCTCtcgacacccccccccccccccccggcttcAGTAGCGCCTGTGAGTCCTCGGAGACACCTGAGCCTTCTCTCCCAACACCCTGGAGGGCTTCTGCTCCGCTGCGGGCGCAGACACAAGCCGGACGTCACTCAGCCACCCTCTGCCCTGACTAGCCCCCGGGCAggagcccccctcccccacttcctggCTCCCTGCCTTTCCAGGGAAGCCTGGGATGGGCTGGAGCAGCACAGGTGGGAGGCCGGCCGGccggatgggtggatggatggacagacagatggacggatGGTGCATGTCACGATGGCCGCCTGCAGAACAAGGGGAGATTCAAGCAGAGTCTGGCAGGGCCGCCACGCGTGGCCCGCAGAGCCGGTCGGAGGCTGTGCTGGCTCCCTTTGGAGTGGACGCTGGTGCTGCCGAGGCCCAGAGATCAGGCAGGGCTGCTGGCATCTGCccggctgcccccccccccccccgtcactATAGATCCCTTCTAAAGCCAGGATACCCCACAAG
This sequence is a window from Monodelphis domestica isolate mMonDom1 chromosome 3, mMonDom1.pri, whole genome shotgun sequence. Protein-coding genes within it:
- the SUSD2 gene encoding sushi domain-containing protein 2, whose translation is MLLWWFVLLASGLPWLPAATQDSCASHCGLARANCSCHVTCPSLNSCCPDYRSFCPEILPYSGSVMGGKDFVLLGAEPWLPPASVTSVLCRFRESVQTRGYVDGEGRIHCVSPLLYESGWIPFGVSLDGGRTFPSSGAWLAVHPSKVSPTEKSELVNETKWQYYGTPGVNGTLTLSWNRLLLPDAKVNIELWGYQETGTPYSDEWKAEWSYLYTLVRDLPNGSNFTFVPKPAEPQYQSWEVGALRVTGSSRAAGERDVPAVWSNEHALAWHLGEDFRRDSAAWASAKCLHWAALDKGLPNFLEEIEDCPCTLAQARADTGRFFADYGCDIEQNSVCTYHPEAVHCVRSIQASPRYASGQQCCYSAQGTQVLTRDTSSGSTPDRGHDWGSPPYGRPPRVPGLSHWLNDVITFYYCCLWSDNCLSYLSLRPSSDCRSYRPPHLASAFGDPHFVTFDGVSFTFNGRGEYVLVQSELPQLLVQARTRAASRADGAQASATGISAVAVKEGTSDVLEARLGDTPARPLEVLLNQRLLNFSEQPWMDLKGMFLSMSGTHKASVMLDSGAGLEIQAHEAFLSLSVFLPDKFLARTWGLLGTLNGLSADDFTLRNGSVLPLDVASRPQQLLEFGADWAIRNDSSLFTYDSRALVDAYLLGPKHDPTFLPTLAPGPLSPAVAALCQNDSFCQFDALVTGRLDLGNATQAAHKRHQQLQQSLQPVVCCGWLPPPKHGKKNGTRYLVGSSVLFSCAPGFTLRGSEERKCQPDGTWSGSPPQCRPEPDQMMLLGILFGILGVLALVGLGYELVKRRKRRT